In one window of Tubulanus polymorphus chromosome 3, tnTubPoly1.2, whole genome shotgun sequence DNA:
- the LOC141902628 gene encoding uncharacterized protein LOC141902628 yields MYVLPTTSILVQIGVILSAIVTFAQDSCDFEQAMRRYDECLEPLTQTIVSEVLPGELTLGKFKQFCVKSYNEQAIGCVNTEIGRCKQHRRHGNDLRQTMRAVKKVCSLLPFFWQEYEAKKTCMKNNDAATTACLNNYKTVIENANPNTNTDECGPVKNMFNCVKTALTPCGNTIITFQQRMITLLAITDVMLCPVQYVKIDAKKHKNNTNSLHPTSILGYFINIFIVLIVIRNGMI; encoded by the exons TTACCTTTGCCCAGGATAGCTGTGATTTTGAACAGGCTATGAGACGATATGACGAATGTTTGGAGCCGCTAACTCAAACTATCGTCAGTGAAGTATTACCGGGAGAACTGACTTTAGGAAAATTCAAACAGTTTTGCGTAAA AAGTTACAACGAGCAGGCTATTGGCTGCGTGAATACTGAGATTGGTCGGTGTAAACAACACAGAAGGCATGGTAATGACCTCCGGCAAACAATGCGAGCTGTTAAAAAGGTTTGCTCACTCCTCCCATTTTTCTGGCAAg AATACGAAGCGAAGAAAACGTGTATGAAAAACAACGATGCCGCAACAACTGCTTGTTTAAACAATTACAAAACAGTCATCGAGAATGCAAACCCAAATACAAACACTGACGAATGCGG accGGTTAAGAATATGTTTAACTGCGTGAAGACGGCTCTGACTCCTTGCGGAAACACGATCATAACATTCCAACAGCGCATGATCACACTGTTAGCCATCACTGACGTCATGCTGTGCCCGGTCCAGTACGTGAAAATTGATgcaaaaaaacataaaaataacacCAATAGTCTTCATCCGACGTCAATATTAggatatttcataaatatttttatcgTTTTAATAGTCATACGAAACGGTATGATCTAA
- the LOC141901111 gene encoding putative sodium-dependent transporter YocR, producing MDGVARNGLGKMNQFTSGATAVISTLGLMIGAANIWRFPRVVAKNSDSQGSLVFLIVWLLFTFLWSVPMVTFELAVGRFTKKSVILSFQQLLGNRSIWAAAIIQLILFAHTCFYTVITGWCLYYMCYIITYGLPGNLTESELIFNDFTASRWPILFQGLCCVMSGLLLVKGAVSIERANIFLLPILLAIIVFNLFWSISRPHAINGLKYMFNPNWGSLGKASVWVDACSHNAFDTSAGAGSLLTYATMMSRDQPIVKYGILLPITNNIVSLSSGITIFSLVFSTLTPLNYSQTEIVEILKTSGPGGTGITFIWTPVLYSSIGVTGRVIAALFFLCLFCAGFSSLIAMMETVAKTIIQFGIKSRLVAVMVVVIFHFLCGLPSSISLFLLSNQDYVWNVSLLLSGLCFQGLLISYGSNRFRTDAVNNFTTGSDCYLPVIWEYICKYICPLEAVGLLIWWFVNAVTKDIARHRPWYRMANRGIFITVIEWFLLFMLAVLFNLLSAVFKPEWYIDSSNHQLSKEETTIKPDDPEIGGNDDVEP from the exons ATGGATGGTGTG GCTCGAAACGGCTTGGGAAAAATGAACCAGTTCACTTCCGGTGCTACGGCGGTCATTTCGACTCTGGGATTGATGATTGGTGCTGCGAATATTTGGCGGTTTCCGCGTGTTGTGGCTAAGAATAGCGATTCACAAG GGTCTCTCGTTTTTCTCATTGTTTGGTTATTATTCACGTTTTTATGGAGCGTTCCCATGGTAACGTTTGAGTTAGCGGTGGGCCGTTTTACGAAGAAGTCCGTCATTCTGTCGTTTCAACAGTTGCTAGGTAACCGCAGTATCTGGGCTGCTGCCATCATCCAGCTCATCCTATTTGCTCATAC GTGTTTTTATACAGTTATAACCGGTTGGTGTTTGTATTACATGTGTTACATTATTACTTATGGTTTACCGGGAAATCTAACAGAAAGTGAACTCATATTCAACGACTTTACAGCG AGTCGATGGCCCATTTTATTCCAGGGCCTGTGCTGCGTAATGTCTGGTTTACTACTGGTTAAAGGCGCAGTTTCAATAGAAAGAGCGAACATCTTCCTGCTTCCAATACTTCTAGCAATAATCGTGTTCAACTTGTTCTGGTCCATTTCTAGACCGCACGCTATCAACGGTTTGAAATACATGTTCAATCCGAATTGGG GTTCATTAGGTAAGGCGTCGGTTTGGGTGGACGCTTGCAGTCATAATGCTTTCGATACTTCCGCCGGAGCCGGCTCTCTGCTCACGTACGCCACGATGATGTCACGTGATCAGCCGATCGTCAAATACGGCATTTTGTTGCCGATAACGAATAATATTGTCAG tttgtcGAGTGGAATCACTATATTCAGTCTGGTATTTTCCACCCTGACACCTTTAAACTACAGTCAGACTGAAATAGTGGAAATTCTAAAGACAAGTGGACCAGGTGGAACTGGTATCACtttcatttg GACCCCAGTATTATATAGTTCTATAGGGGTGACAGGTAGAGTGATCGCCGCTTTGTTTTTTCTATGTTTATTCTGTGCCGGTTTTAGTTCCCTGATCGCCATGATGGAAACCGTCGCTAAGACGATCATACAATTCGGAA TAAAATCGAGGCTTGTCGCCGTCATGGTTGTCGTAATATTTCACTTCCTGTGCGGACTGCCTTCATCGATCAGTTTATTTCTATTGTCAAACCAG gATTACGTGTGGAACGTTTCTCTGTTGTTATCAGGACTCTGTTTTCAAGGTTTATTGATTTCGTACGGATCCAATCGATTCCGCACTGACGCCGTCAATAACTTCACTACCGGAAGTGACTGCTACCTTCCGGttatttgggaatatatctgcaa atatattTGTCCACTGGAAGCTGTAGGTTTATTGATCTGGTGGTTCGTGAATGCGGTAACAAAGGATATAGCTAGACATAGACCTTGGTACCGTATGGCAAATAGAGGGATATTTATTACAGTTATTGAG TGGTTCCTACTATTCATGCTGGCAGTTCTATTCAATCTGCTCAGCGCCGTGTTTAAACCTGAATGGTACATCGACAGCAGCAATCATCAGTTATCAAAAGAAGAAACGACTATAAAACCAGACGATCCGGAAATTGGGGGCAACGACGACGTCGAgccttag
- the LOC141901114 gene encoding elastase-1-like produces the protein MKAAVLAFNLVLGIAAFIGSQAESISAGTCGKAAIKHVDGNDLNGFRVVGGTEAQPGSWPWMAGFSIRDRRNKYEHTCGGSLIHPQWVLLAAHCFSHRTEPEYYKYYKITLGKHAMDGSEPTEQEFDVDTIIVHEKYRWAPRGYDIALVKLSRPAVLNDRVSTICLPSQHARPGQYCYVTGWGLTHGTSSHGNLKQAYVPVVDKDVCRSKSYYGTSIRTKMMICAGYEEGGHDACQRDSGGPLACEVKGRYEVYGIVSFGTGCALAKKPGIYTRVTTYLPWIRSKIWK, from the exons ATGAAGGCCGCCGTACTAGCTTTCAATCTCGTGCTGGGAATAGCAGCTTTCATCGGAAGCCAAGCGGAGTCGA TTTCAGCTGGTACGTGCGGAAAAGCCGCTATCAAACATGTAGATGGAAACGATTTGAATGGGTTCCGAGTTGTTGGAGGTACAGAGGCTCAACCCGGCAGCTGGCCATGGATGGCAGGATTCAGTATAAGAGATCGCAGAAATAAATATGAACACACTTGTGGCGGATCGCTCATTCATCCACAGTGGGTTTTACTCGCGGCGCACTGCTTCAG TCATCGCACAGAGCCAGagtattataaatattacaaGATAACATTGGGAAAGCACGCTATGGACGGCTCCGAACCGACTGAACAGGAATTCGATGTCGATACGATTATCGTTCATGAGAAATATAGGTGGGCTCCGAGAGGTTATGATATAGCTCTGGTCAAATTGTCCAGACCCGCAGTACTCAACGACCGCGTGTCTACAATTTGTCTTCCGTCGCAGCACGCTAGACCTGGACAGTACTGTTACGTCACAGGATGGGGACTAACACACG GCACAAGTTCGCACGGAAATCTGAAACAGGCTTATGTTCCGGTGGTCGATAAGGATGTGTGTCGCAGTAAGAGTTATTACGGCACCTCAATCCGCACTAAGATGATGATCTGTGCAGGTTACGAAGAGGGAGGACATGATGCGTGTCAG AGAGATAGCGGTGGACCCCTGGCATGTGAGGTTAAAGGCCGTTACGAGGTTTACGGTATCGTCTCGTTTGGTACGGGCTGCGCATTGGCCAAAAAGCCCGGTATCTACACACGAGTTACAACTTATCTTCCGTGGATTAGAAGTAAAATTTGGAAATAA